The sequence below is a genomic window from Geothermobacter hydrogeniphilus.
CCGCTTTCCCCTGCACGAGGCGACGCTGGAGGAACTGGCCAGACTGACCGGTTGCCCACCGGAGCACCTGGAAAAGGTTCTTGACCGGATGGCGGACAAGGGGCTGGTGCTTGACATGCCCCATCGGGGGACAATCTACTACCTGCTGCTGCCCGGCTTGATCGGTTTCTTCGAGTTCAGCTTCATGAAACAGCGTGCCGACCTGCCCCTGGCGGAGCTGGCTCGGCTGATGAGTGACTATCTCTTCGAGGATCCGCAGCACGGCCAGGCGAGGGAATTCTTCGGCAGTAGGACGCCCCTGACCCGTTCACTGGCCTACGAAGAGACGGTTCCGGTCAGCTCAACCGTGACCAGCTATGAAGGCGCGCGTGAGATTATCCGCAAGGCCGGCTATGGGGCGGTGGGGATGTGCTACTGCCGGCACAAGAAAGAGCACCTGGACGAGCATTGCAGCAAGGGTGCTCCGGTTGAAGGAATCTGCATTTCGTTGGGCAACGCCGCCCGTTTCATGGTCCGGCGCGGTTTCGCCGAGGAGCGGAGTGTCGAGGAACTGCTGGCGGTGATCGACAATGCCCGTAAGCACAACCTTACCCATATCACCGACAATATCCGCCGCCAGCCGAGTTTTATCTGCAACTGCTGCTCCTGTTGCTGTGAACTGCTCGCCGGGG
It includes:
- a CDS encoding 4Fe-4S dicluster domain-containing protein; translation: MGHHATSKSSIVPLIDRLNKYPIGLVDNEKLRRILAILFSEEEAFVASRFPLHEATLEELARLTGCPPEHLEKVLDRMADKGLVLDMPHRGTIYYLLLPGLIGFFEFSFMKQRADLPLAELARLMSDYLFEDPQHGQAREFFGSRTPLTRSLAYEETVPVSSTVTSYEGAREIIRKAGYGAVGMCYCRHKKEHLDEHCSKGAPVEGICISLGNAARFMVRRGFAEERSVEELLAVIDNARKHNLTHITDNIRRQPSFICNCCSCCCELLAGVQAGYRDGIGKTGLLVTVDVQGCVGCGLCVGACNVAALKIVNTGVEKQRKLEIAGSVCLGCGACVSACPHQALSMVATAEPVIPARKRDLMKQILREKKRLAPFVVDGVKRKVKKIVTRK